The following proteins are encoded in a genomic region of Chitinophagaceae bacterium:
- a CDS encoding nitronate monooxygenase, translating to MKSFQTAFTEMLNVKYPIVMAPMFLVSNEAMVKAAIKSGIAGTFPSLNYREPEELTAVLKSLRNTYETDNTEKGTYGVNMIVQKTNPYYKKHLKCCLDEGVPFYITSLGNPQEVIQEAHKTGAKVFCDITNLEHAKKVHDLGCDGFVSVTQGAGGHAGPYPNQLLIPSLRKRFPEKPVLAAGGLANGESILSVLALGAAAGYLGTRFIACKEATVSEEYKNAIVESGMEDIVLTEKLSGTPCNVINTDYAKKIGYRQGWIEKKLSTNRHTKKYIKMLVQYRGMNWLEKSVKPGSYKNLWSAGQSVELIDEILSVDNIVQKLMLEIHQSLERLNSLVKSNEKVL from the coding sequence ATGAAAAGCTTTCAAACAGCATTCACAGAGATGCTAAATGTCAAATATCCAATTGTTATGGCGCCTATGTTTTTAGTATCTAACGAGGCAATGGTAAAGGCGGCTATTAAAAGCGGAATTGCCGGTACCTTTCCTTCTCTAAATTATAGGGAGCCGGAAGAACTGACTGCCGTTTTAAAATCCCTGAGAAACACCTACGAAACAGATAATACTGAAAAGGGGACTTATGGTGTGAATATGATTGTTCAAAAGACAAATCCATATTATAAAAAACATCTTAAATGCTGCTTGGATGAAGGCGTACCCTTCTATATCACTTCTTTGGGAAACCCGCAGGAAGTTATACAGGAGGCGCATAAAACGGGCGCTAAGGTATTTTGTGACATCACAAACTTAGAGCATGCTAAAAAGGTTCATGATTTGGGGTGTGACGGATTTGTTTCTGTAACGCAGGGGGCAGGTGGTCATGCCGGGCCTTATCCCAATCAGTTGTTGATTCCATCCCTTAGAAAAAGATTTCCCGAAAAACCGGTACTGGCTGCCGGAGGGTTGGCAAATGGAGAAAGCATACTTTCTGTATTAGCTTTAGGAGCCGCTGCCGGATATCTTGGAACACGATTTATTGCCTGCAAAGAAGCTACCGTAAGTGAGGAGTATAAAAATGCAATTGTTGAGTCCGGTATGGAAGATATTGTTTTAACTGAAAAGCTTTCCGGAACTCCCTGCAACGTAATCAATACTGATTATGCAAAAAAAATCGGCTATCGTCAGGGATGGATTGAGAAAAAACTTTCTACAAACAGACATACCAAAAAATATATTAAAATGCTTGTCCAATACAGAGGTATGAACTGGCTGGAAAAATCGGTAAAACCGGGAAGCTATAAAAACCTTTGGTCTGCCGGACAGAGTGTAGAGCTGATTGATGAAATTCTTAGCGTAGATAATATCGTTCAAAAGCTAATGCTAGAAATACATCAGTCTTTAGAAAGATTAAACAGCCTGGTAAAATCTAATGAAAAAGTATTGTGA
- a CDS encoding CDGSH iron-sulfur domain-containing protein, translating to MNKPEIPQKAPFVIDCEPGIYAWCSCGISQNQPYCDGSHKGTGFKPIVEKIEEKKKIAWCGCKYSSNKPFCDGSHSKI from the coding sequence ATGAATAAGCCTGAAATACCTCAAAAAGCACCTTTTGTTATTGATTGTGAACCCGGAATTTATGCCTGGTGCTCCTGCGGAATAAGCCAAAATCAACCTTATTGTGACGGATCTCACAAAGGAACGGGTTTTAAACCCATAGTTGAAAAAATAGAAGAAAAGAAAAAAATAGCCTGGTGTGGCTGCAAATATTCTTCTAACAAACCTTTTTGTGATGGTAGTCACTCAAAAATTTAA